The DNA segment CGGAATATCAGGGAAGGAGCCTGCTCTTGGGAAAAGGGGTGAGCAGCCACCTTGGACCTgttcctgcgggggggggagggggctgatgaTGCAATGAGACCCTCGTGAGCAAAGGTATTAACAACAGTGAGGGTCTCTTTTCAGCAGGGGGGGCAGGAGGATTGTGGCCCATCCCCTTTCTTGTGTCTCTCTTGCttcactctgtgctgtgctaGATCTGCTTTTTAGACCTTGTTCACGTAATGAATCTTCCATAAACTGGGAGTGGGTCGTGGTTCCCTGACCCACGTAGTGCTCCCCCACCTCAGAATTGCTCGCCTGGTGCAAAGGGGAGACCCAGAGAGGAGTGCCCCCTGCAGAACTTGCCCCCCCTGGGGCTCAGGGGCTGGGGAGACCACAGGGGCTGGACCTCACGGGTGCAAAAGGGGCAGCCAGGGGTCCTGCCTCTCCCAGCTGCCCCTTTTTTGCCAccctcctggagttggcacccaGCCAGAACAGAGGGTGGGCAAGGACAGAActggcctgcaaggcagaagggGGCTGGTTCCGCCACAAGAACCAATACTAAAAACAAGTCCCCCGGAAAACCTCGGCAACTCTCCCATCCCATCCCGACTCCACGCCTCAAGGTAATCACTTGGAGGTTCCGAGAGGTGCTTGGAGGATCACATCAGGGATTTGATTTCAGGATTAGATAGAAAATGAGCTTTGTCACAAAGAGGGCAAGGAACACAGGTTAGATTTTGGTGCAGGGACCGTGGGAGGAAATCGGGATGCCGGTCAGAAGCACTCCGTAGcactcaaacagttctgcagggcctgcaaaagggagctcctccagcaggcatttgggtgaggccGACCCGACCCatcgcttcccattggcccccctgagcccccctcctaCGACCATCTCTGCAGACTCGCCcgtcccactgggccatcagtacgtGTTGGCTTATTGTCCTCCCCAGGTGTTATCATCCCATaatgtttgttgttattattgtattattataaactgggTCGTTTGTATTGTTCCTGGTTGATGtaagcctttggggaaggcggtatataaatatataataaataaatctcctgtGCTCGCTTCCATAAGAAGTGGCCCTATGGACTAAAATCTTGGCTGGCCCTCTCCCTGAAAGAGCCACTGTTTGGGAGCTGCAGAGGCCGCTGAGACTGACTGTCCCGCTCTCTCGCCCTCCCCTGTTTTTCTTGCCTGGGGGGCTCTGGCTGCAGTGGCAGACCTGGTGTACTGGCGGGACACCCGCAAGTCGACGTTCGTCTTCACCAGCCTGATGGTGGCCTTGCTGTGCCTCCTGCACTTCAGCATCGTCAGCGTGGTCTCCTACATCTCCCTGGCAGTGCTGGCCGTCACCATCTCTCTCAGGGTCTACAGCAAAGTTCTCCACGCCATTCACCGGGGAGAAGGCGCCAACCCCTTCCAGTGAGTCGACGGAGCTGGAACCAagcggggcgggggggtgggggagtctgcCGGGGTCAtgggagggcggcataaaaacCGTGAGAAATCTGGGAAATCAATAAATGGGTCATTTGCAAGGGGGCTGTGCGGGAACAGCAGACTGGGCAGCTTCCTTGGCCTGCCGGCCTTCTGCCCctgaccttcccctcctctttcctcGTTCCTCTCCTGGGCAGGGCTCAGCTGGATGCTGACCTGGGGCTGTCGAAAGAGCAGCTGGAACGCCTGACAGAGCGCGTGGTCTTCTACTCCACCTCCGGCACACGGTCCATTCAGCGCCTCTTCCTGGTAGATGACTTGGTGGAGTCCATTAAGGTGAGAGCTTTGTTCACGCCGGGGGTCTCCGACACGGCACCCGTGGGCACCACTCTGCCCACCAGCATTCTTCCCGGCACCTGCTAAGGgcctttagaaagtgggcagggacaTGGGGGACTTGCAGCCCAGCAGGGCCTCTGACTGGCCAAATGCAGTgaatttcttttttgaaaatgttgctctgggtcaggggtagtcaaactgcagccctccagatgtccatggactacaattcccagggcttctgggaattgtagtctatggacatctggagggctgcagtttgactacccctgctttgggtaATAGTGTTTTATGAAGAATTATCAAATGCCattgaaagacagaaagagacgtACAGACTTCTGATCGTATCTAGAAATGAAACCGATACCCATTACCTactgttgccacctctgggttggggaatacttggaggctttgggggcggagccaggagtgg comes from the Paroedura picta isolate Pp20150507F unplaced genomic scaffold, Ppicta_v3.0 Ppicta_v3_sca21, whole genome shotgun sequence genome and includes:
- the RTN2 gene encoding reticulon-2 isoform X3, whose product is MASKVADLVYWRDTRKSTFVFTSLMVALLCLLHFSIVSVVSYISLAVLAVTISLRVYSKVLHAIHRGEGANPFQAQLDADLGLSKEQLERLTERVVFYSTSGTRSIQRLFLVDDLVESIKFAFLFYILTYVGAVFNGMTLLILGVISAFTFPLLYRQHQAQIDQYVGLVRNQLSNLRAKMLAKLPTAKAKAE